A stretch of DNA from Candidatus Methanoperedens sp.:
GCGAATACATTCAGGACAGCGCTTGATCTTTTCTGTGTGCATAAAAATAATTATGGTTTGACTATTCCGGCGTTCCCGCTCCCCTTTAAGATAGCCACATATTCGTCTATGAATATGTCACGCATGTTTTCAAGCAGGAATATGTTCCTTGTACACAGCATTACCTTGTTTGCCGTGAGCCGCTCTGGTGCGCACTTTTCCATCCAAAGTACTACCTCGTTTGATTCGGTCATTGTTTTCGTCTCCTCTCGTCCTGTTATCCTCCTTGCTTTTGCCCATCATTATAATTATAATCATTACATTATGATATATAAAGATTGCGATAGAAAAAAGAAGGAGGGGGCATTATATAATATATTTTAATTACAGTCCAGCCATTAGACCAGGTATGCGAACTCCTTTTCAGAATGACTTAAATATCAGGAAAGAGTCTGTGAGTTATACTTTATGACTGCAAAACGCCTTCAGACCATAACGGAATCGGCGACCCTTAGGATATCAAACCTTGCCAGTGAACTAAAAATCCAGGGTAAAGATATAATAAGTTTCAGCCTTGGAGAGCCCGATTTTACTACTCCTGCCCATATAATCGAAGCAGCTAAGGCTTCCCTTGACAGGGGAGAGACGCATTATACCCCTTCGCCCGGGATACCAGAACTGCGCAGGGCCATCGCTGAAAAACTGAAAACCGAAAATAAAATCGAGGCCAAGAGCGGCAACATAATCGTTACTCCTGGAGCAAAGCAGGCAATTTTCGAGGTTATGCTTTCAGTACTGCAGGAAGGCGATGAGGCAATCCTCTTTGATCCGGCATGGGTATCATATGATCCCTGCGTGAAGCTCGCCGGGGCTAAGACGGTCTGGGCACCCACATCCACCGATAACGGTTTCCTACCAGTCGATGTAGCCGACTATGTCACAAAAAAGACAAAAGTCATTGTTATCAACAGTCCATGCAATCCGACAGGCGGCGTTTACGGCAAGAAAAATCTAAAAGAGATCGCTGACCTTGCCATTGATAATAATATCCTTGTTCTTTCAGATGAGATCTACGAGAAGATCATCTACGACAAGGAACACATCAGCATTGGCTCAATGGATGGGATGCAGGAACTCACGATAACGGTCAATGGGTTCTCAAAAGCATACGCGATGACCGGATGGCGGCTCGGGTATGTGAGCGCCCCAAAGCAAGTATATGAACAGATGCTTAAACTGCACTCGCATTCTGTTAGCCAGGCGACGTCTTTTGTCCAGTATGCAGGTCTGGCAGCCCTCCAGGGTGACCAGAAGTGTATTGCAGACATGGTGAGTGAATTCAGGGCACGAAGAGATCTCCTCGTCAGCGGTTTGAATAAACTCGGCATCAAATGTGCAAGACCCGACGGGGCCTTTTACGCTTTTGCAGATGTGAGCGAATACGGGAGCGGAGAAGAGATAGCAGAATTGCTGCTTAACAAAGCCTTCATTGCAACCACTCCGGGTTCTGCGTTCGGAGAAGCCGGGAAAGATTTTATAAGGATATCGTATGCCACATCGCAGGGGCGAATAAAGGAAGCTTTCGCACGCATGGAAGCGGTATTATGATTTTCCATATCGCTCAAGAACTTTTCGAATGATTGCCCCGCTGCTGCACAGTTCACATTGCTCGAATGACCTGACTCGTACTACTTTTGCATTAATACCATGAGTTCTTAATTGATCTTCAAGCTCTTTTTCCCTGAAAAATTGGTTTTTCCCAAGGGCAATGATATCCGGTCTTATTTCGCGGAGGGGCTCGAACATATCCTTCTCGCTTCCAAGCATCGCCATATCTACCATTCTTAGTGACGCAACCATAGCCAGCCTCTGCTCTTCATGAATAATGGGCTTTGGTTTGTGTTTTATCATCGAATCCCGCGCCACTATAACATAAAGCTCATCGCCTAGCCCCCTTGCCTCAGAAAGATATAAAATATGCCCGGGATGAAGAATATCAAAAGTGCCGGTTGCAAGGACTCGAACCATCGACCTCAATATTATTTTTGATTGTTAAAAATGTTTGTAATCAGACATAAATTGTGCAGTCAATGTCCAGGTACATCACGCAAGCCTCTTTCTTTCCACCCCAGTTTTTTGATTGCTCGACATCTACGGTCACGCTGGGCAAATTCTTGACAGCGTTCACAAGATACCTGTTCATCTCAAGATTGCATGATGGGAGGCATATTATATGGCCGCTCACCTGCTTGCATTCCAGCAAGAGTTCGTAGAAAGGGTCTATGACCTGCCAGGCATAGTCTATCTCCCGTCCCATGAATTCACAGAACTCATCGTAATCGCTTTTCTGGAAGGCATCGCTTAATGCATCTTTTTCAAGTAACGCTGTGTAACACTGTATATACACGTCCTGGAATGATTTTGGCTTGAACGGGAGGTTGAACGCATCGCAGCAAACCACTTCAAGCCCCTGCTTCTTTGCCTGCCTGCAGAGGCCCATTTTGACATCTATACCTACGAAGAGCTTCCACTCCTTACCTTTGGTCTCGTACAATCTTGAGTGGTTTCCGCAACTGATTTCCAGGATTGAATCGGGTTTTGTCATCTTATTCCAGCTTTTATTTAACATGCATAGGTTGTCAATTTTTATATAACTTTTTAAATAGCAGAACAATTTCAAAAAACTTATAAATGAACCATGCGAATCTCACCCTGTGATCAAAATATGGTCGTAAAGATAGGTTTTATAAAACTTGGAAATTTAGGAACCTCACAGGTAATCGATCTGTTACTTGATGAGATAGCGGCGAGAGAGGGAATTGCTGTACGTGTATTCGGAACGGGGGCCAAGATGGGGAAGGATGAAGCAGCAGAAACGGCATCCTTCAAGAACTGGGGGCCTGACTTCGTTGTTATGATAAGCCCCAACTCAAGCGCTCCAGGACCAACGGCGGCGCGAGATGTCTGGAAAGACACACCTACGATAGTAATCTCTGATGGTCCGACCAAGAAAGAGGACAGGGAGAAACTGGAACAGGCTGGATTCGGTTACATAATACTGCCGGTTGATCCATTGATAGGGGCAAAGAGAGAATTCCTTGACCCTGTGGAGATGGTGGCGTTCAACAGCGATGCAGCAAAAATCCTGTCCGTTTGCGGCCCGATCAGGCTCGTCCAAACAGAGATAGACAAGGTCATCGACCAGGTAGCAGCAGGCACAAAGCCACTGTCACTGCCAAAGATCCTGGCAAAGCCTGAAAAATGCGTTGAGAGCGCCGGGTTCGCAAATCCATATGCAAAGGCCAAAGCCCTTGCAGCACTTCACATAGCCACAAAGGTCGCTGAGATCGATTTTCCTGCATGCTTCGTACTGAAAGAGGTAGACCAGATCGCGACCACGGCAGCCGCGGGACATGAGGCTCTTCGTGCCGCAGCCAGGCTTGCGGATGAGGCGCGTGAAATGGAGAAGGCGAACGATTCGGTGCTCAGAAAACCCCATGCAAAGGACGGAAGGCTCCTTTCAAAGACAAAACTCCTGGATAAGCCCCAATAAAATGATTTCAATGGAAGTGGTTCCCACTTCCATACTAATTTTTCAACAGTAGGATTTAATTGTTCTGAAAAAAAGATTGTAGGATATATATTAAAGTTTTACACCTTTATCTGTTCAGGTGAGAAGCCTTTCTGTATAAGCACGTTCTTCATCCTGTTCTTATGGTTCCCCTGAAGTTCGATAACATTATCTTTTATCGTTCCACCACATGCGAATTTAGATTTCAGATACGTCGTTAACTCCTGCAAATTAATCTCACTGGGATTAAGACCTTCTATCACAGTAACTTCTTTTTTATATTTTCGCGTATCTACTTTGATGACTATTCTCTGCTGTTCTTTTGCCACCTCTTCGCATATGCAAAGCTCTTTTGGCAATCCACAGACAGTACACATTTCTGAACTCATTTGTTGGATTAATACCTCCATTCTTATATTACGTAAGAGTGTTATATAACTTCTTAATGCTTCACGTATTAAAATATAATGGTTTGGAGATTGCGAAAAATGTAGAGTTGGCAACAAGTTTATTAGACCAGATGCTGGGTTTGATGTTCCGAAAAAGCCTTCCACCGGAATTCGCCATGATATTTGTGATGAATAGACCAATGCCTGTCAATATTCACATGCTTTTCATGCGTTTCCCAATTGATGTTGTCTTTTTAAATGAAGAAAAGAAGATTACCGGACTCTTGCGGTTGAACCCCTGGACCGGTTATAAAGCAGTGAAGAACGTTAAATATGTTATCGAGATGAATGCAGGTGCGATCGAAAGATTCAGGCTTTCCATAGGTGGAAAAATAGACTTCGGGGATATTTGAAAATATGACGCTATCAGGGAAATTGATCGAAAATATCGTGGTGATCGAAAAAAACGGGATCGATGAATTATACAATACAAGTTTTTATGGGCGCCCCCGAGGGAATATTCTCGAACTCTCTCTGCCTGAGAGTGCATATCTTGCCCGCCTTGGAAAAATATCTGTGGAGTGTGAAGGGGAAAAACTCGATTTTAAACAGTTCTTCCTGAGAGCATCGGCTATATTGAAAAATTTCGAATTATTTTATATAGTTTACAAAGACCTGAGAGAACGTGGATACTATGCCCAGCCTGGAGTTACAGGTTTCAGGGTATATCCCCGTGGGGGACATCCCGGCAAGACCCCTTCGGATTTTTTTGTCCTTATAACTTCAGAAAGGACACCGCTTTTGCTTTCCGATCTAAAAAAGCATCTTGAAACCGTTAATAATCTGAAGAAACGTTTGATCCTGGCAATTGTGGATGAGGAGAGCGATATTACCTTCTATGAGGTCAGAAAAACAATCCCATCAGGATCCTGCGAATTCAAGATCAATAAGGCACTTTCAGTGGCCAGTCTGCTCGAGGACAGATGCATGGTCTGGGATTCAAAAGCATCAAGTTTACTGCATAAGGAGGGATTTTTTGGCAAACTCATGGATGAAGGACATCTACAACTATCTCTTGTCGAATCTGCTTACCTTTTGAACAAGGAGGTTCTAGAGATTGAAAGCAGAAATAATGAAAGACTTGACTTCGATGAATTTTCAAGGCTTGCATCTAGAATCGAATCCGATTTCATGACGAAATACAGGGTTTATGAAAAGCTACGGA
This window harbors:
- a CDS encoding pyridoxal phosphate-dependent aminotransferase, whose amino-acid sequence is MTAKRLQTITESATLRISNLASELKIQGKDIISFSLGEPDFTTPAHIIEAAKASLDRGETHYTPSPGIPELRRAIAEKLKTENKIEAKSGNIIVTPGAKQAIFEVMLSVLQEGDEAILFDPAWVSYDPCVKLAGAKTVWAPTSTDNGFLPVDVADYVTKKTKVIVINSPCNPTGGVYGKKNLKEIADLAIDNNILVLSDEIYEKIIYDKEHISIGSMDGMQELTITVNGFSKAYAMTGWRLGYVSAPKQVYEQMLKLHSHSVSQATSFVQYAGLAALQGDQKCIADMVSEFRARRDLLVSGLNKLGIKCARPDGAFYAFADVSEYGSGEEIAELLLNKAFIATTPGSAFGEAGKDFIRISYATSQGRIKEAFARMEAVL
- a CDS encoding FAD synthase; this encodes MVRVLATGTFDILHPGHILYLSEARGLGDELYVIVARDSMIKHKPKPIIHEEQRLAMVASLRMVDMAMLGSEKDMFEPLREIRPDIIALGKNQFFREKELEDQLRTHGINAKVVRVRSFEQCELCSSGAIIRKVLERYGKS
- a CDS encoding class I SAM-dependent methyltransferase; the encoded protein is MTKPDSILEISCGNHSRLYETKGKEWKLFVGIDVKMGLCRQAKKQGLEVVCCDAFNLPFKPKSFQDVYIQCYTALLEKDALSDAFQKSDYDEFCEFMGREIDYAWQVIDPFYELLLECKQVSGHIICLPSCNLEMNRYLVNAVKNLPSVTVDVEQSKNWGGKKEACVMYLDIDCTIYV
- a CDS encoding F420-dependent methylenetetrahydromethanopterin dehydrogenase is translated as MVVKIGFIKLGNLGTSQVIDLLLDEIAAREGIAVRVFGTGAKMGKDEAAETASFKNWGPDFVVMISPNSSAPGPTAARDVWKDTPTIVISDGPTKKEDREKLEQAGFGYIILPVDPLIGAKREFLDPVEMVAFNSDAAKILSVCGPIRLVQTEIDKVIDQVAAGTKPLSLPKILAKPEKCVESAGFANPYAKAKALAALHIATKVAEIDFPACFVLKEVDQIATTAAAGHEALRAAARLADEAREMEKANDSVLRKPHAKDGRLLSKTKLLDKPQ
- the yciH gene encoding stress response translation initiation inhibitor YciH, with the protein product MSSEMCTVCGLPKELCICEEVAKEQQRIVIKVDTRKYKKEVTVIEGLNPSEINLQELTTYLKSKFACGGTIKDNVIELQGNHKNRMKNVLIQKGFSPEQIKV
- a CDS encoding DUF192 domain-containing protein; this encodes MLHVLKYNGLEIAKNVELATSLLDQMLGLMFRKSLPPEFAMIFVMNRPMPVNIHMLFMRFPIDVVFLNEEKKITGLLRLNPWTGYKAVKNVKYVIEMNAGAIERFRLSIGGKIDFGDI
- the endA gene encoding tRNA-intron lyase, with amino-acid sequence MTLSGKLIENIVVIEKNGIDELYNTSFYGRPRGNILELSLPESAYLARLGKISVECEGEKLDFKQFFLRASAILKNFELFYIVYKDLRERGYYAQPGVTGFRVYPRGGHPGKTPSDFFVLITSERTPLLLSDLKKHLETVNNLKKRLILAIVDEESDITFYEVRKTIPSGSCEFKINKALSVASLLEDRCMVWDSKASSLLHKEGFFGKLMDEGHLQLSLVESAYLLNKEVLEIESRNNERLDFDEFSRLASRIESDFMTKYRVYEKLRNSGLIPKTGFKFGTHFRVYRSYEDQSSLSHSEYLVHAIENKYVFSLQQLSRAVRLANSVKKEMIYGTVNSQVDFFIIGRMRL